One Coffea eugenioides isolate CCC68of chromosome 2, Ceug_1.0, whole genome shotgun sequence genomic window, atttaacaattttgttagtttacaatttacaatttagttcaaaatatgaggtgtcgttttgtatattttgaaaccatgagAAATTTTTCTGTATCTTAGGTATACCACATgggacttttttgtttttaaccctaatATTATATACAATAAGAGTACCTTTCAGTATGAATATGAGGATAATCCTTGTTTGTGAAAAATCCATCAAGGTGATGATCACCACATATTGTATATTTCTCTTTCGTTTTCATTGACTCGAACACGCTTTCATATTCTTGTAGCCCTTTGATTAATGAAGCAGACATTCTAGACAATAAAATGAATAGGGACCTACAAAAATATGGCCCATGCACTTCTGTCTATGGAGTGTATAGTTGACAATAGATCACAAGAAAAATTTTTTTAGCTGTTTAGACTTTGGACTACAATTTGTGccatattaatttgattttagtttttttttttttttgtataaaccACAAGTATCCGCATCTCTTGTTGAAATTAGGTCGAGCACCTTACGGAGAGAAACTTTTCGAATGTTGTCCATTCAATTTCCAtaaatttcaaatccaaaatctCGTGATTAAGAAATGCAAGTGCCTTTCACTTGCACCAATATCAATTGGTTTTAATTTGATATTAGTTGCTCGTTGAAAACGAAATGTCAAATTAGGGATTTAGTTTCTGTAGCGGCCAGGAGTGTACCCTAACTCCCATAATTATCATGTGGCTGATTAATGCTGCACTTTTGTTTTGCTATAGTTAATAGGAAAAGACACATGATTCATGAATTATGCCAGCAAAATTATTAATCGTGCGTGGCTCTATCCAAGTGACCTTCAattatttatcttttttgttttctaaaaACCATTTCATTGTTTTTACTCAGttttttttatagttttgtAACCATTTCACTTTTATTAATAGAGCAATATAAAGTCCACACTTGGATTAACTTAGTTTTCATGGGATTTATCGATGTTATAAAGGATTTGTAAAATGATAGGGATTTAGAATTTACAAAACTAGAAAATGTTTTAGGTTTAAATTTGTCCAGTTCTAAATGACATAATAAGATATTGGACAAGAATTCTGAAAAATTACATATAAGATGTCAAGAATAACTTGTAAAATATGTGCTTAAAGGGTACTTGTTTTTCAGAGATATTTCAAGGTCCCACGTCGaaaaattttatatacaatagACTTTCAACTcctagaaaaacaaaagaatatcATTATTTTACATGTTATAAGTAGAGTTCAAAATCCCCATCAATGTTTTTATATGTTACAAAGAGTTTGTATTTATCCCACTGTGCATTTTGAATTAGGCTTGTAACCCTATATACCCATAAAATCCTTGTGAAAGTTGTAAATATAATCCTACTTTTTATTAATTACCTCTTTCCTGTTTGTTACATGAAAAGTCTCCAATGAGTCAATCATTAGATTGTATCAATAATGTAGTCATAATGGAATATTAACTATAGAAATAGAAAATTCAATTAAATATCAATTAATAAATTAATCATGCTGAACATTGTGGCTGTGGAATACTAAGTTATCTATACTTTCTTCAAAGACAGATCCAATTGAGAAATGGATGTTAATCGGGTTTTGAGATTTCAATTGGAttaaatgtaattttttttggggttgttttggcccgggggggggggggaaaggGGGGAAATGACGacatcttcttcttccttttaaTTCTACTACCAAACTAAGACTCTTGGCTTCTAGACTATCGATAAAAGTCagtagccaaaaaaaaaaaaaaaagaatgcctGCCACATTGGTATGTACAATAAATTTAGTGTATTTTAGTTTGTTTAGCATTAGACCGGCTGACAAAAAACTAACCCTAATCTTAGTAGTTTAGCTAGGATTGGCGTTTTAATTGGCTGATTAGATCGTTTCGAAACCAAGAAAACTGATATGAGTGGGGTTAGAATTTTTAAGATTTTTATCTACAATAATTGGAGCTATACTAAGAAAATGGAAGTGGAGGTATGCAAGGGCTTATATTCTTAGAATTCCGATGGTTGATGGTTCTGATTtcacagttttttttttttttcattcaatttaaCGGCAACAATCTATTCTATTCCTTTATTATGGAGGAGGGGAAGTCGAATAAGACTTATCCAACTTCAGAGCTATTCACTTCAGAAAAGTTTATGCAGGAAAATGCTCGACATAAATAAGAATATAGGTTAAAAATTTGTTGCTTATAATTAAGTTGGTTTCCTAAGAAATATTGGCTTCTAGCCTTCTATTCCCCTTTACCTCATTTTAAGACCAAATAGCCTAACCTAACGTTTTTTCTATTTGACAATATTTAAACCAACAAattccttcaattttttcaaacGATTTCTATTTTCAGATATAGAAAAGTAGGAGCTGTTGAAAACCAACCTAGGCCTTTACACCAACAACTCCATTAAACTTCAACACTTccacatttttcttctctttgtcctccaactttttcttttgaaaaaaggaaaatattacAGGGAAAGAAAAATCATTAGCAACatacttttcctcttttttttccctttgttttttctGTGGAAAACCATTCAAATTCTCCTTTACTAGTCTACAACCAACCAGAATAGGTTGACATTTCTCTCGAATAATGACCTAACATATCACACCATTTAGCccaaagaaacaaaggaaaaaaaaaaccaaaataaaaattataaaatatgaCGACACCATTTTGTAGCATATAGACTTCACTTCCATAGTTGGCTTAACATGAATCTCAGAAGGAGTTTCTAAGATTTTTCGCGATGCTGCTGGGAAAAGCACGActttcacccaaaaaaaaaaataataaaagtttgACCAGAAAATTAAggtcaaaataattttttactaagtcaaaacaaataaaaattgaatCATCAATTGGACCAATTTATCCCAAGGGCGAAGCTTCAAGCCAGTGCAAACTTCTAATATTCCATGCTATGAAACAAATATCCAGTTTTTAACTttggctttttatcaaatttgatattgtttttgaaatacatttATACTCACCATCTTTTTGTTCCCATAAtattaattaaatgataatgAGAGATTGGAATGATAATCAACCGACTtagattgcaatttttttgaaAGTTTTTGTAGATAAATAACAGTATgatgatttattttttttggagaTGTAATGTGTATAAGTTAAAGTGGTTGAAAAATATGTTAAGGAAATTCGAAAAGAATTTTCGACAAAACTACCAATCCATGCAAGACCAGCTAATAATTTTATTGATTATGACAACTTTCAAGAATGGCCTATAAGTTCAATTTACCAGTTCTTCTAATTTTTTCGCTTTGAGTCACAAaccaaacaagaaaaaagaaaaaaaaaaaaagaaaagaaaaacacatcTTGTCATACGTTATGTTTAAGGCACACATGAGCTACTTTTGTATTAACTAAAATCACATTAAAGTTACCATAATTAAAAGCTAATGGCTAAATgaattttaatttcttaaatttaTGTTATCTAAAGAAAGGTGTCTAATGGGTACTCATTTTACgcaagttattattttttttaacaatcaaGCTTGAACTCCACAAATAAGAAAAGAGATCAAATTTATTTTGCTATATAGGTAATAGGGTTTCCTCAATGAATTTTGGCTTCTAGTCACCTTTACATCATTTTAAAGTAAAAAAAGATTAATTCTAAGGGGAGGAGAAAAGGGAATTTAAACCTAAGACCTCTAATTTTTAGGTTTCTAACCTTGGTCACCAAACTAAAACATTCTCGACTTCACTTCCCTAATTGAGGTAGCGTAAAGTTCCCTAGATTGGGATGCTGCTAGGAAAATCACAACCTtccataaaaaaattaataataataaataaataacaattaaaAATTTGACCATAAAATTAAGGTCCAACTCATTTTTTACTAggtcaaaacaaataaaaattgaaCTATCAATTCGTCCAATTCATTCCTAAAGGCGAAGATTCGAAGTAGTGCTGACTTCTCACCTTCCACGCTATTCAAATAGACATCCATTTATTAATTTTGGCTTCTTATCAAACTTTCCAAATCTCCGCTCCATCTTTTTGTTGTGATGatactaaaaaaataaagaaagatagGTACCATGCTAAAAAATCGTTGTGATGATCAACGATTGATTTTTGGAAGTTTCTATAGAAAAATGTCACTATAGCATTTTTTTTTGAGAGTTTGTTGGAAAATAGGTTAAGAGAATCCCAAAAACAAAATCTATAAAACTACCAATCCAAGAGAGACTaggtaataaattctttgaattTGACAACTTTCAAGAAGGCCTACAAGTATAAGTATTTTTCTAACGGGTACACGGTAAGCATTCGTTAATACATCTAAAATTTATCTTATTTATTATGTATATAcacatattaataattattaccGTCCCTtgcttttatatattttctctATTTAATTCTACAtaatctcttttgtatttatttattttttctaattaatcttatattttcaaaatatgacatctaaaatatattttaatgagTGACCATTGAGCACTCGTTAGACAGACCCTAAATttaatttacctttttttttcattttttcagtTTAAGTCACAAatccaaaaaaggaaaaagaaaaatcattgtGTTATACGTTATGTTTAAGGGACATTTGAGCTACTCTTGTATTAACTAAAGTTACATTAAAGTCACCAtaattgaattccaattcctTAATTTATGTTACCTAAAGAAAGTTTGTCTAACTGATACCCAATTGAGAACTGACAAAAAGGTTTTAacaataaatgtaaaattaaaacGTGGAAGTGTTTAAATGCAAGGGCATGATATAAAGTATATGTCTTTACATCATAAATTAAGTGTAAACTCGTCAATGAAAGGATAACATAATCAAGTTAACAAGGGCCAGCAAAAAAGGGGTCGGTTTGCAAGTGTCAATTTTGGTTCCACCAAAAGGgatgaaaaaagaaagggaactTTTTCTTTCATGCAACGATGTTTATCCTCTCCTTAATGCAAATGGAGTAAAGGTTTGAAAAGTAGGTACATAAAGAAAGTTGAACCGTACCAATCTTCCGTACATGGGGTACACCTTTCATTGGATGGAGGTTTTTAGTTCCGTGCAGTAATGGTTTCCACCTCAATGGACAGTTTTTTTTAGTGAAAAAACAAACACAAAACGGAAAATCCACCAACCAAACCATGAAAGCTGCATTAATTTATGAATCACCAAACTCTTCTTCTTTTAacgtttttcttttattttattctatgtAAGCAagcaaaaactttttttttcttttttattttttagtccACAGTCAAATTCAATCTGTCATCAAAGACAGGATGATCTCACAAAAGTCAACAATTTTCATCTGGGCCCTacattttcttgtttcttgtttcttgtACTCTTAATCCAGCAGAAAGCCAGTACCaagttattgaaaaaaaatgttcTAAGAAATGTTATTAAAGTTTAAATTGAGTGGTGATGACTTTGCTTAATTACAAAATAAATCTCTAAAATAGCATTCAAGTTCGAAGACAATAATATGTTTGTTACATCTTCTGATACACCACATATTAGAATTAGACATGTATTTTGTTTGCAACAGTAAAAAAATTGTGGCATCAAAACTATAGCAGAGGATGATAGGAGATTAGTGAGAATTGTTGTTAATATCAGTTTCAATATGAGAATCGGATGTATTTCATATTTGATTAATCAATGAAAATTCATCTTTGTATGCTACTTTTTTTATATGCTTACAAATTACTGTAGGTTTTattgaataataataaaatagcAAGATAACAAGATGAAAGATTCATTTATCAACAAATTTTCCGCAGGCTGTTTTATGCTGTTTTGGTGCTTTATTTCCATCAGCCAAAAAGCAAAGACAGGATTAACAAAGTGACTCTCTTTCTCTCCATACTTCTCACTTTCTTGTTGGCTTCTGTCACGTTTATGGTGGGGTGGCTACCCTTCGGAAAAAAAAATGCGGTTGAGTTGTAAAATCTTGTCCTAAACTATCATCTTTTTTTGATAAACTAAACATCTTCTCTTGCATTTTGTCTGTCTTACAATAACTTTTAAGTACAAGTACATTAGTACTGGTAAAATTGGACATTTTTTGGTGGCCTTCTCTCTCTTATAAAGGTTCCAAAGATGGGCACATGCTTCTTGGTGGATGCGTAGATCATCACAATCAGCATCATCTTTCCAATGATCTCTTCATTGTTGTCAGAGCCCAAGAGAGAGTACAGATAATAGTACTAGTACTGGTGGtgtcaagaaaagaaaaggaggtgCAAAAATCTATTAGCTTAAATCAGTTACTACTGCTGATAAAGCAGAGAGGTGCAGAATGAATGGTCTAACACACCTTGAACCAGATTACTCTGAATTTGTTGAAGTTGATCCAACTGGAAGATATGGCAGAGTATGTATTTAAAAAGATCCCTCTTTCCCTCTTGCTTTCTTCTGTTTCTGATTAGAggtgtgattttgtggtttttttttcttgggttGCAGTATAACGAGATTCTTGGCAAAGGAGCTTCAAAGACAGTGTATGAATTGGCAACTTATTCTttcccactttttttttttgtatttgatttttgTTGCACACTCCTTTTGGAATGGTTTTGCACTTCCATTTTAGGCAATAAATTTGATTCAAGTTTTATAGTACAAGGAAAGTGGATATTTTTCAGATTTGCCAGTTGTCCCCTTTAGGATTTAGATCTCTCAAAAGCTTGTTAGGTTTGTAGGTGGATATAACATAGGTattctttactcttttttttttcccttctttttcattttaataAAGACGGAAGCTTTCTGGGatttggggtgtttttgaaaaggATTTTTGATATATTTGCTTTTCTGATATGATTTGGTTTGTTGATTGATTCAGTTACAgagcatttgatgaatatgaaGGAATTGAAGTTGCTTGGAACCAGGTCAAACTCTATGATTTCCTGCAAAGTCCTGAAGATCTTGAGAGGCTTTATTGTGAAATTCATCTACTCAAAACATTGAAGCACCAAAACATTATGAAATTTTATACATCTTGGGTAGATACTGCCAACAGGAACATCAATTTTGTTACTGAGATGTTCACTTCTGGGACTCTTAGACAGTGAGTGACGTTTTGTTTCTTCTCAATCTCTGATCTATTCTTTGTTTGCCGTAAGCAACAGGTTATGATTTTAATCTTGCTTTTTATCtataactttattttttttttttttggttttgatttgCCAGGTATAGGTTGAAGCACAGGAGAGTAAATATTAGAGCAGTAAAGCACTGGTGCAGACAGATCTTAAAAGGTCTTCTCTATCTTCATAGTCTTGACCCTCCTGTGATCCACAGAGACCTCAAATGTGACAACATCTTTGTTAATGGCAACCAAGGCGAAGTGAAAATTGGGGATCTTGGTCTTGCTGCTATCCTGCGAAAATCTCATGCCGCACACTGTGTTGGTATTTTGCCCTCTAATTGAACTCTCTTCATGTATGCAAGTTGCTTTCTTCCCAAAATTCAACTCTGCAATTGTTACAAGCTCAAAATTTTGCTACGCGCTTAATTTGTTCCGTAGACCTTTTAATCCTACTTTGCTGGTCATTAGCAATGATATGTTGCTTTAATAATGCTCATGAGATATTGAAGTGGTGATCTTTTCACCAGGAACACCTGAATTCATGGCTCCAGAAGTTTATGCAGAGGAATACAATGAACTGGTTGACATCTATGCATTTGGGATGTGCATTTTAGAAATGGTCACTTTTGAATATCCCTATAGTGAGTGCACTCATCCTGCTCAGATCTACAAGAAAGTTATCTCTGTAAGAATTCTTTCATTTGAGTTCCTcaatgccctttttttttttttttggctttttctcCTGTAACATACAATTTCTGGTTTAGGGGAAGAAGCCTAATGCATTATATAAAGTAAAGGATCCTGAGGTACGACAATTTGTTGAGAAATGCTTGGCCACCGTTTCTCTCAGGCTCTCAGCAAGGGAGCTCTTAGATGATCCTTTTCTTAGGATAGATGGTTCTGAACCAGAATTAAGAGCTGTTGAGTGCCCGAGAGAAATGAATTACATGAATGCTCTATTAAGGCAGCCTTACCCTGATATAGAGTATGAAGGAAAATCGTTCAGTGACAACTCCTTCAAGGGATATTCCAATGGTTATGCTTTTGAAGACCAAAATGGATGGGATTGTCATCCAAATGAATTCGAGCAAAGTGGAATCGATCTTTTTGAGTATAATGAGGAAGATCATGATGAAGAATCTCCACATGTGGATGTAACCATtaaagggaaaagaagagaagatggTAGCATCTTTTTAAGGCTTCGGATTTCAGACAAGGAAGGTCAGCAATTAAATGCTTCCACTCTTAAATGTCAGTTTCATATAAGGTTGTTTTGCCTTTAGATTGCAGCTGATGTAAGTTAGTGTCATTTCAGGTCGCATCAGAAATATCTATTTCCCGTTTGATATCGAATTGGACACAGCACTAAGTGTTGCAACCGAAATGGTTGCAGAACTGGATATGACCGATCAAGATGTCACTAAAATAGCGGATATGATTGATGGAGAGATTGCTTCTTTGGTGCCAGAATGGAAACGAGGGCCAGGAATAATCGAAACTCCCCGATTGGCAAATCCAAGCTTTTGTCAAAATTGTGCTTCCAACCACACATCTACCGGTTCTCTCATCAACTTTCTATCACATAATCCTGGTGCCCAGAACATTCAATTCTTGCAATGCTTGGGGAATGGATGTGCTGCTACACATGGTCGGTTTGAAGAGATCACCTATCAAGTTGGTAGTTCTTTACGTAATGAATTGGATGAAGCAAATAATCCTGGTTCGCCAAGCCAAAGAAATGGCTTCCATCCCGTAGAGATTTGGGATCAGCATGAGAGCCATGAATGCAGTTCATTAGGTTCTGTGGGAAGCTGTTCCCtggaagaagatgatgatgacgaAGAAGAAAAGTTGGATCAAGAAACTTCAGAGGACCATGAGAAAGAGAAAGTGTTACTGGAGTAAGTTCTCCAGTGCAACAAATTTCATAAGATCTTTATCAGGTTCTCAAACTTTAGACTCAAATTCCTTCGTTCCCCTATGAGCTCTCAAATAACTATGAACATGAAATTCAGCAGGAATTGAGATGGCTTAGAGCAAAATATCAGATCAACTTGAGGGATCTTAGAGATCAACAGTTGGGACTCACAAATAGATCATGCAAATCTCATTCAAGTTCAGCTAATAGCAAATGCAACAGTGAAATTGGAACAAGATCCCCCAGTATTCTTCTCAAGCCTTCTGCTGATCATGTTAACTTGGATTTGAACCAAAATCTTCAGCAAAGCAGCCCCAATTCAGTATCCCAAAGGGACCGGAAATGCGAGGCGACCAAGGAGACTCCTAATGTCAAGGACATAGTTGCtgttaagaaattttgcaaaaattcATTACTTCCAAACTCACTTCACAGAACAACATCCTTGCCAGTTGGTGCTATTTACTTCTGATGTTTTTGCAACCTCACCAATTTTCCTTATTGTCTAAAATTGCAATACATTTTAGAGTCTCTATCATTTTGAGTACAAACGCTAGGTAGTGGTATACCCTTCAGCCCTTGGGCATTCCTTCCTCCCTTGTTTGTACCCTTTTTAGGGATCTACCTATAAAGAGAACCATACTAAGGACTATGTGTAAAATTACAAGAGTTGTATAAATTACCAAGGCTTCAGAATATTCAGCTGTAATAAACTTATCAGTTATCTCCATCTGATTCCTGTGATACTGAGATGATTTTGACCATTGGTTTCGTACCAACTATTTCTTGATCTTTGATTGCCTGTTCtacttgttccttttttttttttggttttttttttgggggtgggTGTTTGGTTGTGTTACTGACTTGCATATACGGGGTTGTCAAGTGAAATTAGTTGGTTCGTCAGTTATGGTTGGCTAATGAAACCTTTTTGGAGAACTCCTAGGCTGATGCCTACCAGATTTTGCTCCCCTCAAATGG contains:
- the LOC113754255 gene encoding LOW QUALITY PROTEIN: probable serine/threonine-protein kinase WNK9 (The sequence of the model RefSeq protein was modified relative to this genomic sequence to represent the inferred CDS: deleted 2 bases in 2 codons) encodes the protein MNGLTHLEPDYSEFVEVDPTGRYGRYNEILGKGASKTVYRAFDEYEGIEVAWNQVKLYDFLQSPEDLERLYCEIHLLKTLKHQNIMKFYTSWVDTANRNINFVTEMFTSGTLRQYRLKHRRVNIRAVKHWCRQILKGLLYLHSLDPPVIHRDLKCDNIFVNGNQGEVKIGDLGLAAILRKSHAAHCVGTPEFMAPEVYAEEYNELVDIYAFGMCILEMVTFEYPYSECTHPAQIYKKVISGKKPNALYKVKDPEVRQFVEKCLATVSLRLSARELLDDPFLRIDGSEPELRAVECPREMNYMNALLRQPYPDIEYEGKSFSDNSFKGYSNGYAFEDQNGWDCHPNEFEQSGIDLFEYNEEDHDEESPHVDVTIKGKRREDGSIFLRLRISDKEGRIRNIYFPFDIELDTALSVATEMVAELDMTDQDVTKIADMIDGEIASLVPEWKRGPGIIETPRLANPSFCQNCASNHTSTGSLINFLSHNPGAQNIQFLQCLGNGCAATHGRFEEITYQVGSSLRNELDEANNPGSPSQRNGFHPVEIWDQHESHECSSLGSVGSCSLEEDDDDEEEKLDKKLQRTMRKRKCYWSKFSSATNFIRSLSGSQTLDSIPSFPYELSNNYEHEIQQELRWLRAKYQINLRDLRDQQLGLTNRSCKSHSSSANSKCNSEIGTRSPSILLKPSADHVNLDLNQNLQQSSPNSVSQRDRKCEATKETPNVKDIVAVKKFCKNSLLPNSLHRTTSLPVGAIYF